The following DNA comes from Rosa rugosa chromosome 5, drRosRugo1.1, whole genome shotgun sequence.
CCAAAACTCACTCCAATTATATTAAGGTTGGTTACATCAGAAATCAGGGGATAATCAAAGCAAAGAAGAAACTATTAACTTATTCTATACCTTCtgcacaccaaaaaaaaaaaaaacaaaaaaacaggaATCCATATGAACTGGTTaatcctctctcttcttcttcttcttcttcttcttttttttttttttttccctcacttctctctcttctctgttCTCTTTCATAATATACTCTAGCTGGATATAGGCGAGCTGCCGATGTCTACTTACAGTCTTACACTCTGAATAACTATGGATATAGGAGGTACTGTACAACTGATAGAATCAAGGCCAAAAAAATGgaacacccaaaaaaaaaaaaaaacaaaagaattaatGACACACCAAGCACACAGGTTGTGAGTTCCGAATAGGAACCCCGAGGGTGGTTACGTTAGATACGTCTGGAGATTCTAGAATGCACCATTGCATTCTAGATCTGGGTTTTGGGAAGCAGATCTCTTAACCTGcctttttggtaaaatttcaggcTGGACGGCTGCAAtccaaagaaaatggaattCAGAAGAAAATGAACTCAATCATCATCCGAATCATGTAAAACTGCTATATATGAGGTGGAGCAAAAAGGTTGGCTATAGACTTTGGAGGAGGGCTCGTTTGCAGAGTGGTGTTTGTGAATTGGTGCTTGGGTTGGGAAAAGGGGAATCCGCTCCAAGCGTTTTGAGCAAGAAGCTCCTCTCCTGAAAAATCCAACATCATAAGTGGTCAGTTGAATCATGTTATTCTCTGCACtcatattttataaatatatgaTACATGTGCTAATCATTCTATAATTGACCGAGTATCATGACTTTAACAGTGAACTTGAATATGTTGCCGAAAAAGTAACAGCTATAAGGCAAAATGAAGGTACAGATGGTCTTACAGTCTGAGGAAATGAGAAACAACAAAGTTTTCCGAGTTTAGTGTCACAGGAACTTTTGAACTAGCTGAGCTAATTATGTCATCTGATTTTGCAATAAAATTTTGGTGCATATTGCAAATGAAAGATAATTTTAGCACTTCAGAGCCCAAGCAACATGTAAATTTCCGTAACTCCTGGTTTTAGCAGAAGAATTTTCTCTAAGACATCTAGAAACAAAAATGTAAGTTCTGCTCTATCTTTTGGTAGGATCATCTGCATAACACATTTAAGTTCTCCTCCAGATCTGCAGCTACTAATTAGCTAATCTGATTCTAATGATTCTACCGTCTTAGCAGTTGTTTATCACTAATAAACCCGGAAACTTCTATTCATGAATTTGCTAGGAAAATCTTTCCTAAAATCCAGAGGTCATTATTACTGAAACCCCTTGCTCCAATGATTGTAATTGGCTTCTTGATTAGTTAACTAGAAGTCCTACATATGCTCCAATAAAGTGATCTCAGTATCCTACTAGTGACTTGATAAAAGACTCAAAGTGCTGTTACTGCAGACATAACAATTGATAGACTAGCTACTCATCATAATACTTCCACTTCGAATTACTAGAGTTAATAGTTGAACTACTTGCACTAAAATTGTTGCTGCCTTGCTGGTGACATAGCATGGATAACCTCACAAGTCTTACTAGTAGTGTTAATACAATTAAAGGATGCTTCTAATACTACTGCGACTCTAGTCATTTCTGCTACCGTTATAACAAATAGCCATTTGATAAAGTTTAACTCCTAAAGGAACTTACACTGTCAGAAAACTTTGGGCTGGGAATTCCTGCTGCCAAGGATCTGAACATTGGAGTAACTTGAATAGGGGAACTGAACTCTGTACTCGACAATGCAGAAACAACTGCATCATCGTTTGTTGCTTCATCGCAAGATGGAAGTATCTCTGCTGCAATAAGAGTAGATATGTATCAGCAAATGTAATTACGTAGAAAAGCCTGCTAAATATTTACAAGTAAAAGTTATTTTCAAGCTTGATATCTTATATAAAATCCATTACCTTGCTTTCTAGTTCCATTGGAAACAATCCCTTTCTCAAGTTCGCCAATATTATTTTGTTCTCCAATGTGAATTGTTTGCAACTCGGGTGGAATGTCCTGAGTTATTGTACCTATTTCAGCTTCAATCTGTTCCATTTTATAACACTCTGTTTGGGACAGAAGAGTTGACCCTGTACTGTATTCAGAGCTTCCTGGAGACTCATCATAGAGATCTGGTTGCCTACAATGTGTAAGATATGAATTAGATGCTGTTGGTTATTAACCTTGCTAATATCAGAATAGAGGCCTAGACCACTTTTCTCACCGCCATGATGGTCGACCTCCCTCACTAGTACTCCGTAAGTCCTCTAATAGATATTTAAGATCTTCGAGTTGAAAATCAAAATCACTCATTCCATAGCTGAGGATGTCACTCTCTTTGCTTTGATTCAAGAAATCTTGGAGAACCTGAATATCACATTTGATTTATGTTATATGCACAGTTGCACAGTGGAGGGAATTCATTTACTAAGCGCAGCTCAGCAGTCATAATATGCATAATGAGGCCAGGCAAGCCAGATATCAAAAAGTGAAAAGTCAACATTCAACATTGAACCATGTATGAAATTACTAGAGATGGCATCTGTTTGGTTGATGTTGAGCATTTTGTACTCATTCGATCACAATTTTTATgtgtcatatattacattatgTTGATAGCATTTTCAGAACCAAGCAATTGGATGTTGATAGCTGAACTCAGAGCACAAAGGTGCAAGTATTTCTTACCTTCCAAGCATTTTCAAGACTCTGATCTGTGTTATCTGTATTAACCTTCATAGCCAATGAGCTGAGCAATTCTGCTTGCTGCATCAAAGCAGTTATCTTTGGATCATCCTTCTTGAGAAATGAGCCTTGAAACTTGTTAGTTTGTGCTGCTGATAAATGAAAGTAAGAGCAAGATTAGATTCTCCAGAAGTTTTATACTTGAAAACAGATAATCACTGCACACTGAATTTTCAAAGAACAAATAGGCCCACATTCTGTTGGCTAAATAGAAAAAGTTCGATTATAAGGCTTTTCACAGCAATCAAATCAAGTTTCAAGCAATTTTTTATTTAGGATGGCTTACCATTCCTAGGGGTTTCCTTACTGATATTGACATTATGCTGATCTTGCAGGTTGTTTACATTGTGGATATTCTGAATCAACACAGTAAATGGAGCTCTTAGCTGCTGATTAGTCTTTCCACATTGCCCATGTCGTCTGTCACCATAGTTGCAATTTTCCGAGAGACTAGGGATATGGCTCCTCCTGTGTTGCACTAATAATGAGTTCTACTACATTTAAGTAATAATCAGATCAACATTTTGTACATATAGATGCAACTTGTAACTCTACCTCATCTTCTTAAGAGGTGATGTATTTTCTGATGTTCCATCTGTATTGAAGCCATTTCGGATTATGACCCTTTTGTCATTCTGATTCATATACGAAGTGGCATTCTCTTTCGCTAAGGCCTCATATTTTGCTCTCTTCTTGCACAAAGTGGAAAACCGGTTTTTCACAGCATTGTCAGTTCTGCAGAATTAGCACGATTTCATAATGTTAAGCGCCTCGTTACTAATATCAGAGAGCTGTGTGATTGCACAGGcgtatagaaaagaaaagctTTTATTCACCTTCCTGAAACCACCTTCGCTATTTCGGTCCATCTGTTACCAAATATCTTCTGAGCCTGCACATCAGATCACCTTGATTTCAATGATGGGAGTAAACAGAAACTTTTGATAAACAGTGGTCGATTTTACTGTTGAACTTTAGGTAGACATACTATGCAATCAAAAGGTCTGTCCTTTGGTTTTACGATGTAACCCAGATTCACTACTATCTACTAGTCCTATTCCTATGAGTCCTACCTACTATCCCAGAGCAAGTTCTGGAAAAGTTTAGTATAAATTACCTCACATAAAAGCAGGTCTTCCTCTGGTGACCATCCTCCCTTCTTGAAGTCCGAGTTCAAATATGTGTACCATCTGCAACATTATTGTCAAATTCCACATTAGAAACCAACAAATTAACAGTCAAAACAATCACACTTCAATAATTGagcaaaacataaaagaaaacaCAGGGTGAGGAAGACATGCTTAGCAGAGATCGTTTTCAAcattaaatttgggttttgaAATTCACCTTCTCCTGCACTGTCTCGTCGTTTTGTCCTTGAATTTAGACGCAATAATAGCCCAGCTGCACACAAAATGATCATTCAAAACAAACTCGATTCAGtctccaaaagaaaatgttgatgGATGGAGAAAAAGGAGGAATTAACTCTTACTTCTCCGTTCCATGAATGCTAATTTGGTCTCGCAGTGTATCATCTTCCTGCAAGTCaacaaaacccatgtgagaAAACGAATCTCAGACAAAGAACAAGCAGCAGCGCAATCAAACCTTATTTGACTGCTGATCAAGCTAGAGACCAAAACTTTCAATCAAGAATCACGattgtctaaaaaaaaaaacgagaaaaGGAGAAATGAAATTAAGGACCTCTTGAGTCCATGTGACGATATGGCGCTCCTTCTTCTTGGAATCGGAATATTCATTGCCAAGCTTCTTCTTGATTTCTTGCATTTGAGGTCTTTAATCTCAACCTTTCACACACTCTCTAtcactctctcactctctttctgAGACGCTCCTCCTTCTTCCCTTTATCAAACCCAAGTAGCATGCTACTACTAAAGCCAAACCCTTTTCCAGCCTATATAACAAAACGGGTAAACCCCAAAAGAAACCCTTCCCTCTCTTTTACCAATCTTTACAGGATACTGTTGGGTTCAAACGGAACCATTAGCAATAAGCACGTATAGTCCAGACCAAAGACCCTCAAAAGCTATATGAGTAAATGGTATCCAATCTTTTATCCTATAGACTCTACACCACAATAGGATTTGGATATTGATTGCCTCGGATTCTAACTTTTCAGACGCCTTTGGAGTTTGTAGTCTTCCCCTGAATTGAGAAAAGCGAAAAGGAAATTAGACActgagattatatatatatattagatctGGGTATTCGTATAACTTGTATTTGGTTCAACTTACAGAAGAGTTTGGCCTGAAAGCTACGATCTTGGACTGAACAGAGAGATGTAGATTGTAGAAGAAGAGTAAcagagcttcttcttcttttttttttggtttttgaaattAACAAAGTTACAGAACACAACAACCAAAGGGCTTACGAGGACTGATGCAAGTCTGgaatatatatttctttaatGGCAAAAAACAAATTGGAAATTAACGGATTGTTTTTGCTTTTAGTTTAGTGCGCGGGTATGAGGGCGAGTTTGAAAAATAACGCTGAATTCCATGAGATAACATTaatggatggatgatgatggAGGAGACTTTAGACCCACAGGGCCACACACCCAGAAGCAGCTCACTATTTATATATACACTAGCCACCATAGGCAGTTAGGCACGCGAGAGTTCTATATTGCTCCGCTACGCAATACTCAGAATCTGTTATATTAGTCATTGTTTACGGTATTTCGATTTAGAAATTTTAATACTCAGAGCACTACAGAACAGTATTGTcaaatttaaaaggaaaattATATGATTGGCTGTGGCACATGCATGATACATAATCACGTGTATATATGGAAATTGATGCATTTATTTGATTGGCTGGATTCAAATTTTTGAATGGGTTTGTGGGTTTAAAGGAGACGTTGCCATGTTCGTGACCTAACCAACAGGGTTCTCATTCACTCTGGGCAGCCTAGCTAGCCTAATATTATCTCCATTTCAATTCAATGCTTGCTTTGGTAGGTTAATTACTTCCATCATCAGAATATCATGCTCTTTCTTCATCACACCCACTTTCATAAGAATTCACGGTATCTGTGATCCGACCCCCAGTATTTCAAACTCAGGACTGTCTCTGTTGGCCACACACGAAGTGACGCGTAGGATTGgaaattttggaattttggagGTGTTTTCTTCAATTGGCTGTTTCCTGATCTGGTTTCACTTTCTCCATTCACAAGCGAGAGTAAATACGTACGAATTCGttttttgaaatttcaaaatttaaaactgaaaattgattgTTTTTCTTGTTATGCATGCATGCCATTCGTCATGTCTAATGTATTCTTATGGGGGGGGTGTTGCTAGCTCAGTTTCTTATTGTCATTTGCAATTCATGAAACAATTTGGAAGTGAAATTAGCTATTTTTGTTCAACTATTATAAATCATCTTAAATGAGGTTAATTATATCATCAGCTTTCGATACTTCTTAAACTAAATTGGTCTATTTTCAAATaaactcatttcatttcaaaaaaaaattgtatttttTTCACGAAGCGAAATAATAAAATTGTCCCCTTGTTAAGAATGGATATGACAAATAAATTTATTGGATTCAGATTTAATTAAAATAAACTCACAAGCCGCAAacactaaggggggtgtattgtatttggatttgtgcagactttttttaaatgacagactttttgaaaagtccataGACtatttaaaaagttgatagactgttatggatttttttttttttttttttttgaacaagggccggtgcggctgccctcaagccttcataaatgaaaccgacgaatacaaggggggacattgagcctaaaccccagattacaatctGCAACTAGAGTACATCCAGAAAATAAATCATGAGACGACTCTACTAAATACTTGTATTCCAATccacaccaactagcaaagaacgcgctccagacggttctatttgcttcccagcggtgacacaacggaaagattacTCGATCAGCAACTTTAATGCAGCAAAGCGTAATTTCCATTCTACAAGCTTTCCTATCATGTTGCCACTCGACTCTACATCCAGTGGCAcgtagtctcaccctgccactaggaggcagcgaccatttgaccaagcaaggaactcgccgcctaccaagagcagacaaggcactttgagtgcacacacaggtACACAACCCGACTAGCCCCGCACAACAAGTGTTGGGTCTTATTACTCGCGATAATCGCAAACAAACTAAGCAACAGAagcaaataaaaactataaataaaataaaacttgaCGCAGAGCCCACTAAGTGAACCCAGCCCCAAACTGCAGCCCATAACAGGCCCATAGGCAGAGTCCCAGCCCAGGAATCCAAACCAGCAGATGGGTCGTTACCCACCAACCCGGCCCAACTGTGTTGCTGCATCGCACCGCCCCCAATCCTTCCTCCCCTCCACTGGCGCTCGGCCACCGGTACCCCACCTTCATCGTCCGGCCATCGGAGGGCCGCTCCAACCATTGCAAACCCCACCTGTCCCCAACCGGAGAATGGAAGGCCCGCATCTGGTGTCGAAACCACACCGGCAGACAGACCACAAAGCCACCGATCCCGACCAGCCAACCTTCGATCTACATCAGCCAGCCACCGAGCCCAGCTGGCCGGCCACCTACAACCACCAAACCCCGCTCCGGCCCGCTTCCACTCCGATCCCAATGGGATCTCGGCCCACCGCCACGACACAGCCACGCCAATCGACCgaggaagaaagagaaaaccacCATCTCCCGATCCCAGATCTCGAGCTTGAGCCACGCCCACGAAACAGATCACCCGTCTGGCCACATCCGTCGTGCGCCAGCTAGGCCAGAAGCCATCACCAGCGCAGTGGCGCAGCCGGACAGGAACAAAGGCTGACGACGGCGTCCTCTCTATTCCAGCGCGTGGGGCGCGTTCCCTCTGTCCCCAACAGATATATAGATTCTATTCCCAACTCTCTAATATTTCTATGTAGACTAAAattgttatggatttcttaaaaccattgattttagcaacagacttttattgattcatgaaaatctatatactttattatgaaagacttctacagatttcctagctaggatatacaaaataaaaaaaacaaaaacaaaaaacaaaaataaataaaacaaatgtagcccaaacacaaaacaaaataataacttgttgtctcttcaatgctccagtatcttctaatagaaattgactcaaataaatgattgttagtctgtctagcgagtttgttctcattcctaatctcccaacaacataaatatacaatatagatcacttgatgtttatgcttaattattctcatcaattttgttttcgccgattaacatatattgtagcaatattggtcaatgtcttgatctataatcaatcaattgaaattcaattgttcaacctttttttgaaccataatataaattcaaattaatgagaataattaattaataagataaaatttaatatggttcaaggtcttagggttagaccacaatatttgagttttagggtttcataaatcatttttattgctattagaggttcgaagtatcacaattgaaaaaaaaaaacaaaaacaaaaatcacattcaacaactacaatgaacatgttgggtatcaaaaaaaggttgatatcataaaagattagagaaaatacaaaaaattaaagaaagagagatgatgaaggacaaacttattcgtgcgtagagagaagaactttgatagaccttttttttttttttaagaggaaactttgatagactttttgaaatctttggtctggaggctggaaaattattggagtttggtatgtatagttaacactacaaagtccatgattatccatgattttctaattccataagtatgaatgatattttgaatacctctgtacttttattcatttttaaaagtcctaattgaatacccctagattttggtggaattcatgaagtctttaaaaatcctaattgaatacctcaagactttcatggactgttaaaagtctatattgaatacacccagacttttaaattccatagatttctttaaaagttccactaattccatatacaatacacccccctaagataCGACTTGATATAGGTCTATCATCCCTACCATCCAATCATATTGATATTGAAATGAATTGTCTATCATTCTCCGTTTTACCCACTGTGGgagttttgatttcttatttCTATAGATAGATTCAAAACTAAATTTCTTAATACGAGACAACATTTTACATTTTAAATCTGTCACTTTACGAGTTAGTATATCACAACTAATATTTTCACTTCTTCTTTTGATCGGTTTACAACTTCAAATACGAGAATCATATCTTACTGATCGATGCATCCATCACCAAAACAAGTAGACATATATTATACGTTCGTAaaaacaaatgaatatatatatatatatatatatatatatataatcat
Coding sequences within:
- the LOC133710573 gene encoding transcription factor MYB124 isoform X3, with the translated sequence MQEIKKKLGNEYSDSKKKERHIVTWTQEEDDTLRDQISIHGTENWAIIASKFKDKTTRQCRRRWYTYLNSDFKKGGWSPEEDLLLCEAQKIFGNRWTEIAKVVSGRTDNAVKNRFSTLCKKRAKYEALAKENATSYMNQNDKRVIIRNGFNTDGTSENTSPLKKMRRSHIPSLSENCNYGDRRHGQCGKTNQQLRAPFTVLIQNIHNVNNLQDQHNVNISKETPRNAQTNKFQGSFLKKDDPKITALMQQAELLSSLAMKVNTDNTDQSLENAWKVLQDFLNQSKESDILSYGMSDFDFQLEDLKYLLEDLRSTSEGGRPSWRQPDLYDESPGSSEYSTGSTLLSQTECYKMEQIEAEIGTITQDIPPELQTIHIGEQNNIGELEKGIVSNGTRKQAEILPSCDEATNDDAVVSALSSTEFSSPIQVTPMFRSLAAGIPSPKFSDSERSFLLKTLGADSPFPNPSTNSQTPLCKRALLQSL
- the LOC133710573 gene encoding transcription factor MYB124 isoform X1 gives rise to the protein MQEIKKKLGNEYSDSKKKERHIVTWTQEEDDTLRDQISIHGTENWAIIASKFKDKTTRQCRRRWYTYLNSDFKKGGWSPEEDLLLCEAQKIFGNRWTEIAKVVSGRTDNAVKNRFSTLCKKRAKYEALAKENATSYMNQNDKRVIIRNGFNTDGTSENTSPLKKMRRSHIPSLSENCNYGDRRHGQCGKTNQQLRAPFTVLIQNIHNVNNLQDQHNVNISKETPRNAAQTNKFQGSFLKKDDPKITALMQQAELLSSLAMKVNTDNTDQSLENAWKVLQDFLNQSKESDILSYGMSDFDFQLEDLKYLLEDLRSTSEGGRPSWRQPDLYDESPGSSEYSTGSTLLSQTECYKMEQIEAEIGTITQDIPPELQTIHIGEQNNIGELEKGIVSNGTRKQAEILPSCDEATNDDAVVSALSSTEFSSPIQVTPMFRSLAAGIPSPKFSDSERSFLLKTLGADSPFPNPSTNSQTPLCKRALLQSL
- the LOC133710573 gene encoding transcription factor MYB124 isoform X2; the encoded protein is MQEIKKKLGNEYSDSKKKERHIVTWTQEEDDTLRDQISIHGTENWAIIASKFKDKTTRQCRRRWYTYLNSDFKKGGWSPEEDLLLCEAQKIFGNRWTEIAKVVSGRTDNAVKNRFSTLCKKRAKYEALAKENATSYMNQNDKRVIIRNGFNTDGTSENTSPLKKMRRSHIPSLSENCNYGDRRHGQCGKTNQQLRAPFTVLIQNIHNVNNLQDQHNVNISKETPRNAAQTNKFQGSFLKKDDPKITALMQQAELLSSLAMKVNTDNTDQSLENAWKVLQDFLNQSKESDILSYGMSDFDFQLEDLKYLLEDLRSTSEGGRPSWRQPDLYDESPGSSEYSTGSTLLSQTECYKMEQIEAEIGTITQDIPPELQTIHIGEQNNIGELEKGIVSNGTRKQEILPSCDEATNDDAVVSALSSTEFSSPIQVTPMFRSLAAGIPSPKFSDSERSFLLKTLGADSPFPNPSTNSQTPLCKRALLQSL